One Solibacillus sp. R5-41 DNA segment encodes these proteins:
- the folP gene encoding dihydropteroate synthase, with product MLEKYKTPLLINNVALDYSKETFVMGILNVTPDSFSDGGHYDSVETALKQAKKMVADGAKIIDVGGESTRPGYTRISDEEEIARIVPVIRALVKEVSAIISVDTYKSTVARAAIEAGAHMINDIWGAKADPQMANVAAELNVPIILMHNRNTATYTNYWSEFMADMEESIAIVKNAGVPDKHILLDPGIGFVKNLSQSIETMQRLDELVALGYPVLLATSRKRMIGTVLDLPVEERVEGTAATCAFGVQKGCHMMRVHDVKEVARTVKMMDALVGKYIVQGELEPRH from the coding sequence ATGTTAGAAAAATATAAAACACCCTTACTTATCAATAACGTTGCGCTGGATTATTCGAAGGAAACATTTGTGATGGGTATTTTAAATGTGACACCCGATTCATTTTCAGATGGGGGACATTATGATTCCGTTGAGACTGCTTTAAAGCAGGCAAAGAAAATGGTAGCGGATGGGGCAAAAATAATCGATGTTGGTGGTGAATCAACACGTCCAGGCTACACACGTATTTCAGACGAAGAAGAAATTGCGCGCATTGTACCGGTCATCCGAGCTCTTGTGAAGGAAGTATCCGCGATTATTTCAGTGGATACGTATAAATCCACAGTGGCGCGTGCGGCGATTGAAGCTGGGGCACATATGATCAATGATATTTGGGGGGCAAAGGCAGATCCACAAATGGCGAATGTCGCTGCCGAGCTAAATGTTCCAATTATTTTAATGCACAATAGAAATACAGCGACGTATACAAACTATTGGTCAGAATTTATGGCTGATATGGAGGAAAGCATTGCGATCGTTAAAAATGCAGGCGTTCCAGATAAACATATTTTACTTGATCCGGGTATCGGTTTTGTGAAAAATTTGAGCCAAAGTATTGAAACGATGCAACGTCTTGATGAATTAGTAGCACTTGGTTATCCAGTGCTTCTTGCAACATCACGTAAGCGGATGATTGGAACGGTGTTAGATTTGCCTGTTGAGGAACGTGTGGAAGGAACAGCCGCTACTTGTGCATTTGGTGTACAAAAGGGCTGTCATATGATGCGTGTTCATGATGTGAAGGAAGTCGCACGTACAGTAAAAATGATGGATGCGTTAGTTGGGAAATATATTGTCCAAGGTGAATTGGAACCAAGACATTAA
- the pabA gene encoding aminodeoxychorismate/anthranilate synthase component II — translation MILMIDNYDSFTYNIVQYLGEFGYDIVVKRNDEITVDDINALSPKMIVISPGPCTPNEAGESLNIIEQFAGKLPILGVCLGHQAIAQVFGGNVIRAERLMHGKTSPVMHSGIGLHKNNANPFQATRYHSLIVERESLPSCLEVTAWTAEGEIMGLRHKEWPIEGVQYHPESIMTEDGKQLLRTFIELYC, via the coding sequence ATGATTTTAATGATTGATAATTATGATTCGTTTACGTATAACATCGTGCAATATTTAGGAGAGTTTGGCTATGATATCGTTGTCAAACGTAATGATGAAATTACAGTGGACGATATCAACGCGCTTTCACCAAAAATGATTGTCATTTCACCAGGACCATGCACACCAAATGAAGCAGGAGAAAGCTTAAACATTATTGAACAGTTTGCTGGCAAACTCCCGATATTAGGCGTTTGTTTAGGTCATCAAGCGATTGCGCAAGTATTTGGGGGGAATGTTATCCGAGCAGAACGCTTAATGCACGGCAAAACGTCACCAGTCATGCATAGCGGTATTGGATTACATAAAAACAATGCCAATCCGTTTCAGGCGACACGTTATCATTCATTAATCGTAGAGCGTGAATCATTGCCATCTTGTTTAGAGGTAACTGCGTGGACAGCAGAAGGTGAAATAATGGGACTCCGTCATAAAGAATGGCCGATTGAAGGGGTGCAATATCATCCAGAATCGATCATGACGGAGGATGGCAAACAATTGTTGCGCACGTTTATCGAACTGTACTGCTAA
- a CDS encoding anthranilate synthase component I family protein — protein sequence MQQLEYQVFSMTKDEFFYSFQQQTKTLKEKAFLESGRGGQYSIAAWHPTATAKSVEDGLQIAWLDGTVEVLQGEPLAQLEQLMHNYKLERIPHLPDFQGGAIGFISYDYARTIEVLPELAEDDLQIPDVYFYLFDHWAVHNVKTNEVTLMKRLESKVNLQQWQQKWQVGAQQGLATRLFGQENATEINEDVSELKVSFHAQDFERAIEKIQGYIGQGDVFQVNLSVRQGKQLNAAPIVMYEAVRSFNPSPYMAYIESADFAVVSGSPELLIKRDGTELSTRPIAGTRPRGNSEEQDVALANELIDNEKERAEHVMLVDLERNDLGRVCQYGTVEVNEFMVIERYSHVMHIVSNVRGQMAQGKSNADVIRAMFPGGTITGAPKIRTMEIIEELEPVRRGLYTGSIGWLGYNGDLELNIVIRTAFIQDGMAYIQAGAGIVIDSIPGNEYLESMNKAKAMWQAKAMAEGAVQ from the coding sequence ATGCAACAGCTAGAGTATCAAGTATTTTCCATGACAAAGGATGAATTTTTCTATAGCTTTCAACAGCAAACAAAGACCCTCAAAGAAAAGGCTTTTTTAGAAAGTGGACGCGGAGGACAATATTCCATAGCAGCCTGGCATCCAACCGCAACAGCAAAATCAGTAGAGGATGGCTTGCAAATTGCATGGCTTGATGGGACGGTCGAAGTACTACAAGGCGAGCCATTAGCACAACTTGAGCAATTGATGCATAACTACAAATTAGAACGCATTCCGCACTTGCCAGATTTCCAAGGTGGTGCTATCGGTTTTATTTCCTATGATTATGCGCGTACAATTGAGGTTTTACCCGAGCTAGCAGAGGATGATTTACAAATTCCAGATGTGTACTTTTATTTATTTGATCACTGGGCCGTACATAATGTGAAAACAAATGAAGTGACACTTATGAAGCGATTAGAAAGCAAAGTCAATTTACAGCAATGGCAACAAAAATGGCAAGTAGGAGCACAGCAAGGATTGGCTACGCGCTTATTTGGACAAGAAAATGCAACTGAAATTAATGAGGATGTAAGCGAGCTTAAAGTATCATTCCATGCACAGGATTTTGAACGAGCAATTGAAAAGATTCAGGGTTATATCGGACAAGGTGATGTGTTCCAAGTGAATTTATCCGTACGACAAGGGAAGCAATTAAATGCAGCACCAATTGTGATGTATGAAGCGGTACGTTCATTCAACCCATCTCCTTACATGGCGTATATTGAAAGTGCAGATTTTGCCGTTGTAAGTGGTTCTCCAGAATTACTCATTAAACGAGATGGCACGGAATTATCGACAAGACCAATTGCTGGCACACGTCCGCGCGGCAATTCAGAGGAGCAAGATGTAGCACTAGCAAATGAATTAATCGACAACGAAAAAGAACGGGCAGAACATGTTATGCTTGTTGATTTAGAGCGCAATGATTTAGGACGCGTCTGCCAATATGGAACGGTAGAAGTAAATGAATTTATGGTCATTGAACGTTATTCACATGTCATGCACATCGTTTCCAATGTACGCGGACAGATGGCACAAGGGAAATCCAATGCGGATGTTATTCGTGCAATGTTCCCAGGAGGCACGATTACAGGTGCGCCAAAAATTCGCACGATGGAAATTATTGAAGAATTGGAGCCTGTTCGTCGAGGACTTTATACAGGTTCGATTGGCTGGCTTGGCTATAACGGAGATTTAGAGCTCAATATTGTTATTCGTACAGCATTTATTCAAGATGGCATGGCTTATATTCAAGCGGGTGCAGGAATTGTAATTGATTCCATTCCGGGAAATGAATACTTGGAGTCGATGAATAAAGCGAAGGCAATGTGGCAAGCAAAAGCGATGGCGGAAGGAGCAGTACAATGA
- the dusB gene encoding tRNA dihydrouridine synthase DusB, whose amino-acid sequence MTSVPSVQEKPFQIGKHVMDNRVVLAPMAGICNSAFRLTVKEFGAGLVYAEMISDKAINFRNEKTMGMLYIDERENPLSLQIFGGDKENLVQAAKYVDKNTPADIIDINMGCPVNKIIKCEAGAKLLLDPNKIYEMVAAVVDAVDKPVSVKMRIGWDDERVFAVENAQAAERAGASAIAMHGRTRVQMYEGKANWDILKEVNENINIPFMANGDVETPQDAKRILEHTGADGVMIGRAALGNPWMIYQTVHYLETGELKPEPSVREKMDVCLLHFERLMQLKGETVAVREMRKHASWYLKGIRGNGKIRNAINQAETKLELVTLINNVVSEIEELEAMVAEVAKTEIV is encoded by the coding sequence ATGACAAGCGTACCAAGCGTACAAGAAAAGCCATTCCAAATTGGTAAACATGTCATGGATAACCGTGTTGTACTTGCCCCAATGGCAGGTATTTGTAACTCGGCATTCCGCTTAACAGTAAAAGAATTTGGCGCAGGTTTAGTCTATGCGGAAATGATTAGTGACAAAGCGATTAACTTCCGCAATGAAAAAACAATGGGCATGCTGTATATTGACGAGCGTGAAAACCCACTCTCTCTTCAAATTTTCGGTGGCGATAAGGAAAATTTAGTACAAGCTGCCAAGTATGTAGATAAAAACACACCTGCAGACATTATTGATATTAATATGGGTTGCCCTGTTAATAAAATTATTAAATGCGAAGCGGGTGCGAAGCTTTTATTAGATCCAAATAAAATTTACGAAATGGTAGCGGCGGTAGTAGATGCTGTAGATAAACCAGTTTCAGTGAAGATGCGAATCGGATGGGATGACGAGCGTGTATTTGCAGTAGAAAATGCGCAAGCTGCAGAACGTGCTGGTGCTTCAGCTATTGCGATGCATGGTCGTACACGTGTTCAAATGTATGAAGGAAAAGCAAACTGGGATATTTTAAAAGAAGTAAATGAAAATATTAATATCCCGTTTATGGCAAATGGCGATGTAGAAACGCCGCAAGATGCGAAACGTATTTTAGAGCATACAGGGGCAGATGGTGTTATGATCGGTCGCGCAGCACTGGGAAACCCATGGATGATTTATCAAACGGTACACTATCTTGAGACGGGTGAGTTAAAACCAGAGCCAAGTGTACGCGAAAAAATGGATGTATGCTTACTTCATTTTGAACGCTTAATGCAATTAAAAGGTGAAACAGTGGCAGTGCGCGAAATGCGTAAACATGCATCGTGGTATTTAAAAGGAATTCGTGGCAATGGTAAAATCCGCAATGCCATTAACCAAGCAGAAACAAAGCTAGAATTAGTGACGTTAATTAATAATGTTGTATCAGAAATAGAAGAACTCGAAGCTATGGTAGCGGAAGTGGCAAAAACAGAAATCGTCTGA
- the pabC gene encoding aminodeoxychorismate lyase, with translation MLCWMNGHYIEEQEMRISPFDHGFLYGLGFFETFRTYEGQAVLLQEHLNRLLEALKEYRIAFPYTLTELEEIIRQLNAQDGQDGYFRLNVSAGPHSIGLAPTEYVAPTVIVFRKPLQVAKRGTEKQAVWLKTPRNSPEQEIRYKSHHYGNNVRARLELPSLAEFEGFFTTNQGIVAEGITSNVFWVKGGILFTPSIETGILPGITRKVVLELAQQMKIPVREGSFIKQELEQADECFITTAVQELVPISNIDQICFAGNEGRIYGKLHNVYLQNIVDRLGRK, from the coding sequence GTGCTTTGTTGGATGAATGGACACTATATTGAAGAGCAAGAGATGAGAATTTCACCATTTGATCATGGTTTTTTATATGGACTTGGTTTTTTCGAAACGTTTCGCACGTACGAGGGACAGGCTGTTTTGTTACAAGAGCATTTGAATCGATTATTAGAGGCATTGAAAGAATACCGAATTGCGTTTCCTTATACGCTAACTGAGCTAGAAGAAATCATACGTCAATTAAATGCGCAAGATGGGCAGGATGGCTATTTTAGGTTGAATGTTTCGGCAGGTCCACATAGTATCGGGTTAGCACCAACGGAATATGTGGCACCGACAGTCATTGTTTTCCGTAAGCCATTGCAAGTAGCAAAGCGTGGTACGGAAAAACAAGCGGTATGGCTAAAAACGCCGCGCAATAGCCCCGAGCAAGAAATCCGCTATAAAAGCCACCATTATGGAAATAACGTGAGAGCTCGACTGGAGTTGCCGAGCTTGGCGGAATTTGAAGGTTTTTTTACAACGAATCAAGGTATTGTAGCCGAGGGAATCACATCAAATGTTTTTTGGGTGAAAGGTGGTATACTGTTTACGCCATCTATAGAAACGGGTATCTTACCGGGAATTACGAGAAAAGTCGTACTCGAATTAGCACAGCAGATGAAAATCCCTGTTCGTGAAGGGTCTTTTATTAAGCAGGAGCTTGAACAGGCAGATGAATGCTTTATTACGACGGCGGTACAAGAGCTTGTACCGATTTCGAATATAGACCAAATCTGTTTTGCGGGCAATGAGGGTCGAATTTATGGAAAATTACACAACGTCTACTTACAAAATATTGTCGATCGATTAGGGAGAAAATAA
- the folB gene encoding dihydroneopterin aldolase, which translates to MDYIHLREMQFFGYHGVLPEENVLGQRFRANVSLAVNMKQAGETDELTDTVSYVGVYDICKEIMEGKPFKLIEAVAETIATRILTQYEGQIFGCRVEVIKPDPPIPGHYKEVAVEIVRGTFS; encoded by the coding sequence ATGGATTATATTCATTTAAGAGAAATGCAATTTTTCGGCTATCATGGAGTACTACCAGAAGAGAATGTGCTAGGCCAACGGTTCCGTGCCAATGTATCGTTAGCAGTAAACATGAAGCAAGCTGGTGAAACCGATGAGTTAACCGATACAGTTAGCTATGTAGGTGTATATGATATATGCAAAGAGATCATGGAGGGAAAGCCATTCAAGCTAATTGAGGCGGTAGCAGAAACGATTGCTACGCGCATTTTGACACAATATGAAGGGCAAATTTTCGGTTGCCGTGTGGAAGTGATTAAGCCAGATCCACCAATTCCAGGACATTATAAGGAAGTTGCGGTGGAAATTGTGCGAGGTACATTTTCATGA
- the folK gene encoding 2-amino-4-hydroxy-6-hydroxymethyldihydropteridine diphosphokinase — MNEVYLSIGTNIGEREKNLQQAVQALMEQSAVQVKRVSSIYETAAVGYTEQADFLNIAVAVESPLMAQELLEVCQSIENELGRVREMRWGPRIIDLDILLYNHENIETESLIIPHPRMYERAFVLVPLQEIAPSDEMIHEKSTRTLQAFNIEQEGVKLWKKVDSVDEFMRFESLNEFK; from the coding sequence ATGAATGAAGTGTATTTATCAATTGGAACAAATATTGGAGAACGTGAAAAAAACTTGCAGCAGGCAGTTCAGGCTTTAATGGAACAATCCGCTGTTCAAGTGAAGCGTGTCTCGTCCATTTATGAAACGGCAGCAGTTGGCTATACAGAACAAGCGGATTTTTTGAACATTGCAGTAGCGGTTGAATCACCGTTAATGGCCCAGGAATTACTTGAGGTTTGTCAGTCAATCGAAAATGAATTAGGGCGAGTTCGAGAAATGCGTTGGGGTCCTCGAATCATTGACCTTGACATCTTGCTCTATAATCACGAAAATATTGAAACAGAAAGCTTAATTATTCCGCATCCAAGAATGTATGAACGTGCATTTGTTTTAGTACCCTTGCAGGAAATTGCGCCTAGTGATGAGATGATTCATGAAAAATCTACGCGCACTTTGCAAGCATTCAATATAGAACAAGAAGGCGTAAAGCTTTGGAAAAAGGTAGATTCGGTCGATGAATTCATGCGTTTCGAAAGTTTAAACGAATTTAAATAG